A single genomic interval of Bradysia coprophila strain Holo2 unplaced genomic scaffold, BU_Bcop_v1 contig_634, whole genome shotgun sequence harbors:
- the LOC119083421 gene encoding TRPM8 channel-associated factor 2-like isoform X1 yields the protein MLRIGKRAKEILLIFGLCISIVATHTEHQKFILSGIQRILRTNQPGAITLLNENAFPILAGTNGGVLRSHVAGAEYGAGRIIAHSHSDSLLRTNMPIEYDNRKLLSNSIDWLGKNGTGTIGVFPSWPPRINFLTELGYETQVLSAEDFNNPTYLEQFYVLIAGGNVNATSLRNYVRNGVGGLMIAATAWTHNNVNNMESFYANVVLRDTGLFYIGYYRPYGTMDCNNLSGGCYNASTEYLKDTHSVHVWNELKQLNSNQTHLPRNRTQQVMQILRDRLRYAPNDDVFNRDINEELKKLPTFVPTATNPVTTEKEKQFLVVHRFLCEFLINEVGLTSDIPPHPSAVSFPGDVVTSDGERLSHLIQIPLDVIEVNTRGTAWYSTGLYARPGDEIHIEVLNATNWEFDLDVQIGAHTDNLEHLSSWRRCPNIVFRNKILNNRASLANPFGGPIYILLNNNNNGMLQLSITGGIRSPTYFMGKTLVSQWQNEIRNSTAPWGELIGQNLIILTQNHHLSQIDDPEAIIDFWNRVLDAISDLGALPRERVKSERFVADVQISSGLMHSGYPIMYLLSDQNKPLRISEFRTPLSRLWDHLRELGRNHQKTDWTFSGTEDVTCNLFVLYVMHNILLAPTNQTHFNLSDPIAAQSVRQYINDGKQFSDWKSRPFLALLTYIQLQEHFGWSAYQRVFSNYNQLTEGERPKNDQEKMDLWMIMFSRVVEKNLTPFFTSWGFPISPGAESKVEDLPSTTLRIRDP from the exons ATGTTACGAATTGGAAAACGGGCTAAAGAAATACTGCTGATATTCGGGCTGTGTATATCCATTGTGGCAACGCACACGGAACATCAAAAGTTCATTCTATCTGGAATTCAGAGAATTCTTAGGACAAATCAACCGGGAGCGATTACtttgttgaatgaaaatgCTTTTCCCATTCTGGCGGGAACAAACGGAGGAGTTTTGAGATCACACGTTGCAGGAGCCGAATATGGAGCAGGGAGAATAATTGCACATTCACATTCAGACTCTCTCCTACGAACAAACATGCCAATAGAATACGACAACCGTAAACTACTCAGTAACAGCATTGATTGGTTGGGAAAGAATGGAACCGGAACAATTGGAGTGTTTCCGAGTTGGCCACCACGTATAAACTTCCTAACTGAACTTGGTTATGAAACACAAGTGCTGTCAGCGGAAGACTTCAATAATCCAACATATTTGGAACAGTTCTACGTTTTAATAGCTGGAGGAAATGTTAACGCAACGAGCCTGAGAAACTATGTTCGAAACGGTGTTGGTGGACTTATGATTGCGGCAACAGCTTGGACCCACAACAATGTAAACAATATGGAATCGTTTTATGCAAATGTTGTGCTGCGAGATACTGGCCTATTCTACATCGGCTATTATCGTCCCTATGGAACAATGGACTGTAATAATCTAAGCGGTGGATGTTACAACGCTTCCACAGAATATTTGAAAGACACACACTCCGTCCACGTTTGGAATGAACTGAagcaattaaattcaaatcaaacaCATCTACCACGCAATCGAAC CCAGCAAGTTATGCAGATACTTAGAGATCGATTGCGTTATGCACCCAATGACGATGTATTCAACAGAGATATTAATGAGGAACTGAAGAAACTTCCAACGTTTGTGCCGACAGCTACAAATCCAGTAACTACTGaaaaggaaaaacaatttcttgtcGTTCATCGATTTCTATGCGAATTTCTGATTAACGAGGTTGGATTAACGAGCGACATTCCACCTCATCCTTCAGCCGTGTCATTTCCAGGAGATGTTGTTACCTCTGACGGGGAACGCTTATCGCATCTGATACAAATTCCATTAGACGTCATAGAAGTGAACACAAGAGGGACTGCTTGGTACAGTACAGGATTATACGCTCGACCAGGAGATGAAATTCACATTGAAGTGTTAAATGCAACCAATTGGGAATTTGATCTGGATGTTCAAATTGGGGCACACACCGACAATCTGGAACATTTATCAAGTTGGAGAAGGTGTCCCAACATAGTCtttcgaaacaaaatcttAAATAACAGAGCGAGTTTGGCTAACCCGTTCGGCGGACCTATCTACATTCTtcttaacaacaacaacaatggaATGCTACAACTATCAATAACCGGAGGAATTCGATCACCCACCTATTTTATGGGAAAAACACTTGTCAGCCAATGGCAAAATGAGATCAGAAATAGTACAGCTCCGTGGGGTGAGTTAATCGgacaaaatttgataattctTACACAGAACCACCACCTGTCCCAGATTGACGACCCTGAAGCGATAATTGATTTTTGGAATCGCGTCCTAGATGCTATATCCGATCTGGGAGCTCTGCCTCGTGAAAGAGTGAAATCCGAAAGATTCGTGGCCGACGTTCAAATCTCGAGTGGATTGATGCATAGCGGATATCCAATTATGTACTTATTATCCGACCAAAACAAGCCTCTGCGCATTTCTGAGTTTAGAACACCCCTATCGAGATTGTGGGATCACTTACGTGAACTGGGCAGAAACCATCAGAAAACCGATTGGACATTCTCAGGCACTGAAGACGTTACTTGCAACTTATTCGTCTTGTACGTCATGCACAACATTCTATTGGCTCCTACGAACCAAACACACTTTAATCTCAGCGATCCTATTGCAGCTCAATCAGTGAGACAATATATCAACGATGGAAAGCAGTTCTCAGATTGGAAGTCGAGACCGTTTCTTGCACTGTTGACGTACATTCAGCTACAGGAGCATTTCGGATGGTCGGCATATCAAAGAGTTTTTAGcaattacaaccaactaacTGAAGGTGAACGACCCAAAAATGACCAAGAAAAAATGGATTTGTGGATGATAATGTTCTCGAGAGTCGTAGAAAAGAATCTGACCCCGTTCTTTACTTCGTGGGGATTTCCAATTAGTCCAGGAGCGGAATCCAAAGTAGAGGACCTTCCTAGCACCACTCTTCGCATCAGGGATCCGTAA
- the LOC119083421 gene encoding TRPM8 channel-associated factor 2-like isoform X2, protein MLRIGKRAKEILLIFGLCISIVATHTEHQKFILSGIQRILRTNQPGAITLLNENAFPILAGTNGGVLRSHVAGAEYGAGRIIAHSHSDSLLRTNMPIEYDNRKLLSNSIDWLGKNGTGTIGVFPSWPPRINFLTELGYETQVLSAEDFNNPTYLEQFYVLIAGGNVNATSLRNYVRNGVGGLMIAATAWTHNNVNNMESFYANVVLRDTGLFYIGYYRPYGTMDCNNLSGGCYNASTEYLKDTHSVHVWNELKQLNSNQTHLPRNRTQQVMQILRDRLRYAPNDDVFNRDINEELKKLPTFVPTATNPVTTEKEKQFLVVHRFLCEFLINEVGLTSDIPPHPSAVSFPGDVVTSDGERLSHLIQIPLDVIEVNTRGTAWYSTGLYARPGDEIHIEVLNATNWEFDLDVQIGAHTDNLEHLSSWRRCPNIVFRNKILNNRASLANPFGGPIYILLNNNNNGMLQLSITGGIRSPTYFMGKTLVSQWQNEIRNSTAPWGELIGQNLIILTQNHHLSQIDDPEAIIDFWNRVLDAISDLGALPRERVKSERFVADVQISSGLMHSGYPIMYLLSDQNKPLRISEFRTPLSRLWDHLRELGRNHQKTDWTFSGTEDVTCNLFVLYVMHNILLAPTNQTHFNLSDPIAAQSVRQYINDGKQFSDWKSRPFLALLTYIQLQEHFGWSAYQRVFSNYNQLTEGERPKNDQEKMDLWMIMFSRVVEKNLTPFFTSWGFPISPGAESKVEDLPSTTLRIRDP, encoded by the exons ATGTTACGAATTGGAAAACGGGCTAAAGAAATACTGCTGATATTCGGGCTGTGTATATCCATTGTGGCAACGCACACGGAACATCAAAAGTTCATTCTATCTGGAATTCAGAGAATTCTTAGGACAAATCAACCGGGAGCGATTACtttgttgaatgaaaatgCTTTTCCCATTCTGGCGGGAACAAACGGAGGAGTTTTGAGATCACACGTTGCAGGAGCCGAATATGGAGCAGGGAGAATAATTGCACATTCACATTCAGACTCTCTCCTACGAACAAACATGCCAATAGAATACGACAACCGTAAACTACTCAGTAACAGCATTGATTGGTTGGGAAAGAATGGAACCGGAACAATTGGAGTGTTTCCGAGTTGGCCACCACGTATAAACTTCCTAACTGAACTTGGTTATGAAACACAAGTGCTGTCAGCGGAAGACTTCAATAATCCAACATATTTGGAACAGTTCTACGTTTTAATAGCTGGAGGAAATGTTAACGCAACGAGCCTGAGAAACTATGTTCGAAACGGTGTTGGTGGACTTATGATTGCGGCAACAGCTTGGACCCACAACAATGTAAACAATATGGAATCGTTTTATGCAAATGTTGTGCTGCGAGATACTGGCCTATTCTACATCGGCTATTATCGTCCCTATGGAACAATGGACTGTAATAATCTAAGCGGTGGATGTTACAACGCTTCCACAGAATATTTGAAAGACACACACTCCGTCCACGTTTGGAATGAACTGAagcaattaaattcaaatcaaacaCATCTACCACGCA ATCGAACCCAGCAAGTTATGCAGATACTTAGAGATCGATTGCGTTATGCACCCAATGACGATGTATTCAACAGAGATATTAATGAGGAACTGAAGAAACTTCCAACGTTTGTGCCGACAGCTACAAATCCAGTAACTACTGaaaaggaaaaacaatttcttgtcGTTCATCGATTTCTATGCGAATTTCTGATTAACGAGGTTGGATTAACGAGCGACATTCCACCTCATCCTTCAGCCGTGTCATTTCCAGGAGATGTTGTTACCTCTGACGGGGAACGCTTATCGCATCTGATACAAATTCCATTAGACGTCATAGAAGTGAACACAAGAGGGACTGCTTGGTACAGTACAGGATTATACGCTCGACCAGGAGATGAAATTCACATTGAAGTGTTAAATGCAACCAATTGGGAATTTGATCTGGATGTTCAAATTGGGGCACACACCGACAATCTGGAACATTTATCAAGTTGGAGAAGGTGTCCCAACATAGTCtttcgaaacaaaatcttAAATAACAGAGCGAGTTTGGCTAACCCGTTCGGCGGACCTATCTACATTCTtcttaacaacaacaacaatggaATGCTACAACTATCAATAACCGGAGGAATTCGATCACCCACCTATTTTATGGGAAAAACACTTGTCAGCCAATGGCAAAATGAGATCAGAAATAGTACAGCTCCGTGGGGTGAGTTAATCGgacaaaatttgataattctTACACAGAACCACCACCTGTCCCAGATTGACGACCCTGAAGCGATAATTGATTTTTGGAATCGCGTCCTAGATGCTATATCCGATCTGGGAGCTCTGCCTCGTGAAAGAGTGAAATCCGAAAGATTCGTGGCCGACGTTCAAATCTCGAGTGGATTGATGCATAGCGGATATCCAATTATGTACTTATTATCCGACCAAAACAAGCCTCTGCGCATTTCTGAGTTTAGAACACCCCTATCGAGATTGTGGGATCACTTACGTGAACTGGGCAGAAACCATCAGAAAACCGATTGGACATTCTCAGGCACTGAAGACGTTACTTGCAACTTATTCGTCTTGTACGTCATGCACAACATTCTATTGGCTCCTACGAACCAAACACACTTTAATCTCAGCGATCCTATTGCAGCTCAATCAGTGAGACAATATATCAACGATGGAAAGCAGTTCTCAGATTGGAAGTCGAGACCGTTTCTTGCACTGTTGACGTACATTCAGCTACAGGAGCATTTCGGATGGTCGGCATATCAAAGAGTTTTTAGcaattacaaccaactaacTGAAGGTGAACGACCCAAAAATGACCAAGAAAAAATGGATTTGTGGATGATAATGTTCTCGAGAGTCGTAGAAAAGAATCTGACCCCGTTCTTTACTTCGTGGGGATTTCCAATTAGTCCAGGAGCGGAATCCAAAGTAGAGGACCTTCCTAGCACCACTCTTCGCATCAGGGATCCGTAA
- the LOC119083423 gene encoding plexin domain-containing protein 1-like, translating to MARIRFVLLQSIVINLFFVAPFSTSTEFSDNLGSSHRHETSENDEQGNNIEINNKTTNTQTSTQTTPTKTFESIYYNSEIMVNKTLSDEYWLDGKNFTVSQLLSTSVRKAIEVPLTFAFPYYGDPLHYIIINSGGFLFTGGRDRAFLTRMQYIAPLMMNFNASLSNVTTVKYSDNGTAFTVVWEKIPLQEKANKTLRLFTFGVTIHESGHITFAYRVIPVPLNENLSSVLKVGLSDGYSFYKKMKPLNISFLRADEYDVVKFDWEYIQNETLIYNSPRPTCLQHTNCEACVQPTENMSHWLKCSWCQAAKCCSSRSDRNKKKWDNNTCLGGISDAESCPAHNVSGFNEHTDIL from the exons ATGGCTCGCATACGGTTTGTGCTATTGCAGTCGATTgtgataaatttgttttttgttgcacCATTTTCCACATCCACTGAGTTTTCTG ACAATTTAGGCTCATCACATCGCCATGAAACATCCGAGAATGATGAACAGGGGAACAATATCGAGATCAACAATAAAACCACCAACACACAAACCTCGACACAAACAACACCAACGAAAACGTTTGAGTCCATATATTACAATAGCGAAATAATGGTCAACAAAACGTTGTCGGATGAGTACTGGTTAGATGGCAAAAATTTCACAGTCAGCCAATTACTTTCAACATCAGTCCGCAAAGCTATC GAGGTACCGCTGACATTTGCCTTTCCATATTATGGGGATCCCttacattacataataattaattCTGGGGGTTTCCTGTTTACCGGAGGTAGAGATCGCGCATTTTTAACAAGAATGCAGTACATTGCACCATTAATGATGAACTTCAACGCCAGTTTATCAAATGTCACAACCGTGAAGTATTCTGACAATG GGACTGCATTTACGGTCGTATGGGAAAAGATTCCGCTGCAGGAGAAAGCGAATAAAACATTGCGACTTTTCACATTTGGTGTGACTATTCACGAATCAGGCCATATAACATTTGCATACCGTGTCATACCAGTGCCATTAAATGAGAACTTAAGTAGTGTACTCAAAGTGGGTCTATCTGACGGTTATTccttctataaaaaaatgaaaccttTAA ATATTTCTTTCTTACGCGCTGACGAATATGATGTCGTTAAGTTTGATTGGGAATACATTCAAAACGAAACGCTGATCTATAATTCGCCGCGACCAACTTGTTTACAACACACAAATTGCGAAGCATGCGTTCAACCAACCGAAAATATGTCACAC TGGCTTAAATGCTCATGGTGTCAAGCAGCGAAGTGTTGCTCTAGCAGATCTGatcgcaacaaaaaaaaatgggataACAATACTTGTCTAGGTGGCATTTCAGACGCAGAGTCCTGTCCAGCCCATAATGTAAGTGGCTTCAACGAGCATACAGACAtactttaa
- the LOC119083424 gene encoding uncharacterized protein LOC119083424 — translation MDSEIIELMDSWVQAVGQLSVEKKDIERRMNRSIIGTAAVGTYEQYLRLKDQYDRIVKATDAMLFDALRLERLEAEIDKAIDKLTDNLDRQRALLPKKERATRQLFTDNST, via the exons ATGGATTCTG AAATAATTGAACTAATGGACAGTTGGGTCCAAGCCGTTGGACAACTGAGCGTGGAAAAGAAGGATATAGAAAGACGTATGAATCGTTCAATTATAGGAACTGCAGCTGTTGGTACAT ATGAACAATATTTACGCCTGAAAGACCAATACGACAGAATTGTCAAAGCAACTGACGCTATGCTGTTCGATGCTCTACGGTTAGAACGGTTGGAAGCAGAAATCGATAAGGCTATCGACAAGTTGACTGACAACCTTGATAGACAGAGAGCCCTGCTGCCGAAGAAGGAGAGAGCGACAAGGCAGCTATTTACCGACAATTCAACTTGA